The genomic window TTGAAAAACTTTCTCCGAGCAGCAGAAAAATTATAAGAAATATTTAAAGTAGTTTCACTTTGCATTCAGAAAGAAAAGACGCCTATAGTGTATAACCcttaccagtagagatgagccaacttttaaaaagttctatTTGGATAGTTTGAAGCAAAGTATGAGTTTATCCAAATGGCACCTTgtacaaactgcactaaaacagctaaatgattgcaggctTTCAGCTGTTTAGCGGTGTGGTTCAGTAAGCTCACTCATCAAATACTTACccgtccatgctcccctggtgttccCTGCTGATTGTAGCCATTCCCTGATAAGAGTGgtaagcctgctcagccaatcactgactgactgagatgacTGGAGGCAGCTGTGATTAGAAAGAACACaccgggggagcgcagacaggtgagcatatacttttttttaaattattttttaatgtgtattaaattgtgcagaCGCCATCCTTACAAACCTTTTCCGAACTTTTAAAAAAGTTTGTCTTGTCAGagaaccaaactttttacaaTGTTTGTAGTGAATCTCAGTTTGTAAGtttcagttcactcatctctactaacaagAAAGTATGAAACTTCTCATCCCGATTTCTAGAGACCACTCCCTAATCCTTAGATTCCAGGAATCCTGTTGTTTCAACATATGGGGGAAGCTAGTTTTAGATTATTGATCAGAGTTTGAATTATTTTGATTAGTTGTTTCTTTGGCCAGTTATGTTATCCCTGATTTATAGAGACACAATATGAATGTTACATCTTTTTTTTGTCCACTTACATATTTTATTCTTCTTAGTTTAAGAGAAGGAAAAATGTTTCTTCAAATGAACAGATAAGGCAAAAGGAATCTGTAATGATATTTTTCATGGACGGTTGTAATCTCATGTTGTCCCTGAGCTACTGGGTGTAGACTAGCCTCTATGATGTCTCCCCACACTGCACTCATAGAAGAGGGAGTACCGCATGCCTATATGTTTATAATACATAtcagaagcagcatggaggacattataaagcagcACTGAGTGATTTAAGCCACATATTAAACAATTAGTAAATATAACACTTATTTAAGCCCTCAGTGGTATCTTTTGCATCTGACTAACTCTACAGGTCCCTACTTCTCTTCTACGTCTCTCACTGTATAGCTGTAACTGATTCCTCACTTGTATTATTTATTTCGGAGAATTTTGCGGGATCGGTAATACTGCTTCAGGATGACTCTGGGACAGAACCTTTCATCAGTCAATGAGTTCTTCATTGTGGGCTTCCAGGGTCTACACAGTTTTCGTATTGTATTCTTCCTAGTCCTTCTGTTGATTTATATAATTATATTGGCTGGAAACCTCTTGGTCATCTTGCTGGTGTCTTCCACACCTTGCCTCCACACTCCCATGTACATTTTCCTCAGCCAGTTGTCCATTTCAGATATTATAGTCACATCAACAATTTGCCCAAACACTCTTCTTGTCACTTTTAATGATGGCTACACCATCTCAAAGGCTGGATGCATAACCCAACTAGCTGCATTTTCGGCATCCATGATAACTGAGTGTCTTCTTCTAACCGTGATGTCCTATGACCGATATGTCGCCATCTGTAAACCTATGCATTACCTTACTATTGTCAGTTCTACCTTATGTCTTCAGTTACTTTTGTTCTGTTGGGCTTTAGGTTTTCTTCTGACCATCATAGCCACCATCTTGATCTCCAGTCTTGACTTCTGTGGCTCCAATGTTATTGACCATTTCTTCTGTGATTATGG from Dendropsophus ebraccatus isolate aDenEbr1 chromosome 1, aDenEbr1.pat, whole genome shotgun sequence includes these protein-coding regions:
- the LOC138786279 gene encoding olfactory receptor 5G26-like, whose translation is MTLGQNLSSVNEFFIVGFQGLHSFRIVFFLVLLLIYIIILAGNLLVILLVSSTPCLHTPMYIFLSQLSISDIIVTSTICPNTLLVTFNDGYTISKAGCITQLAAFSASMITECLLLTVMSYDRYVAICKPMHYLTIVSSTLCLQLLLFCWALGFLLTIIATILISSLDFCGSNVIDHFFCDYGPLLRLSCSDTFLLETVVLFITTNETTFEIVFIFSTYVCIVRSILKMSKSTGKKKAFSTCTSHLTVVCTCFGSIVAIYVSPSGKKAFGMNKIFSLLYTVLTPLLNPIIYSLKNQEIRSAIVKGFRNQRQILRSE